In the Juglans microcarpa x Juglans regia isolate MS1-56 chromosome 6D, Jm3101_v1.0, whole genome shotgun sequence genome, one interval contains:
- the LOC121234001 gene encoding uncharacterized protein LOC121234001, which yields MDALSHPGINFPLPPKGYYYLVDSVFPCTLGFMPPYPRVRYHRSNCHSNSSFFGYQDYFNYQYSSLRNVIERTFGVLKKGFRILKSMNPYKVTRHRYIVIACCVMHNIIRSITPNDKIWRKFNNPKLYEGQIVEDNLEHLLHMPDMSSASAQAMAGNRDSIAIKMWAHREAH from the exons ATGGATGCGTTGAGTCATCCAGGGATCAATTTCCCATTGCCTCCTAAGG GTTATTATTACTTAGTTGATTCTGTCTTTCCGTGCACACTTGGATTTATGCCCCCGTACCCGAGGGTGCGATATCATAGGTCTAATTGCCATAGCAATAGCTCATTTTTTGGATAtcaagattattttaattatcaatattctTCCCTCCGGAATGTGATTGAACGTACATTTGGTGTGCTAAAAAAAGGGTTTCGAATTTTGAAATCAATGAACCCATACAAGGTGACACGACATCGGTATATTGTCATTGCATGTTGTGTCATGCATAACATTATTCGATCTATTACACCGAATGATAAGATATGGCGTAAATTTAACAATCCGAAGCTTTATGAAGGACAGATTGTTGAGGATAACCTGGAACATCTGTTACATATGCCTGACATGTCATCTGCCTCAGCACAAGCCATGGCTGGAAACAGGGACTCTATCGCAATAAAAATGTGGGCACATAGGGAGGCACATTGA
- the LOC121236021 gene encoding stemmadenine O-acetyltransferase-like — protein MSQIIMKTEIISRTCIKPSSPTPPDLKTFKLSLLDQLSPAIHGNMTFFFPSAVFDVAVADPESEFARKSQLLQKSMSETLTRFYPLAGRLVDAATIDCNDDGGFFVEARCSSPLSDFLSKPNWETLDLLLPTTDPETMELSKGSMWLLRFTMFTCGGTAISVSLTHKIADIAGLLTLLKSWTAACRGSTEPVVPDFTGASILPPREIPGMSGSLNIAGEKFIARRFVFSAPKIAELKEKVTSTIGREKYYPSRVEVVLAVLWKSAASVIKSKTGTFKPTALFQAVNLRPRMEPPLPETAFGNFVWPFWVIAEEESDMEIHQLVEDMRKSKNEFLNNKANKFKGEGGFPAIIEALKERGEIFNNRKDLVMYKCSSWCKFPLFEADFGWGKPAWMTSVNKLVSNTISLMDTSSGGVEALVTLDEEEMTLFERHEELLEFASVNPSIVH, from the coding sequence ATGAGTCAGATCATCATGAAGACTGAAATCATTTCCAGAACCTGCATCAAACCCTCTTCACCCACTCCTCCCGATCTCAAAACCTTCAAACTCTCTCTTCTTGACCAACTCTCTCCCGCCATTCATGGCAACATGACCTTCTTCTTCCCCTCGGCCGTCTTCGACGTCGCCGTCGCCGACCCAGAATCTGAATTCGCACGTAAATCCCAACTTCTCCAGAAATCCATGTCCGAAACCCTCACCCGTTTCTACCCTCTTGCTGGGCGCCTCGTAGACGCCGCAACCATCGACTGCAACGACGATGGCGGTTTCTTCGTCGAGGCACGATGCAGTAGCCCGCTTTCGGACTTCCTTAGCAAACCCAACTGGGAGACGCTCGACCTCTTACTCCCCACTACGGACCCCGAAACCATGGAATTGTCCAAGGGTTCCATGTGGCTCCTGAGGTTCACCATGTTCACCTGCGGTGGTACCGCTATTAGTGTTTCCCTCACCCACAAGATCGCCGACATCGCTGGGCTTCTCACGCTCTTAAAGAGCTGGACTGCGGCTTGTCGTGGCTCGACCGAACCGGTCGTCCCGGATTTTACCGGAGCTTCAATCTTACCACCCAGAGAGATTCCGGGCATGTCGGGATCGCTGAACATTGCGGGCGAGAAGTTCATAGCCAGGAGGTTTGTGTTCAGTGCTCCAAAGATCGCGGAGctgaaagaaaaagttacaaGCACGATTGGGCGAGAAAAATACTATCCATCGCGGGTGGAGGTGGTACTAGCAGTTCTCTGGAAATCTGCAGCATCCGTCATCAAATCAAAAACCGGGACATTCAAGCCCACCGCGTTGTTCCAAGCGGTGAATCTCCGGCCCAGAATGGAACCGCCTTTGCCGGAAACAGCGTTCGGGAACTTCGTGTGGCCGTTCTGGGTGATCGCAGAGGAAGAGAGCGACATGGAAATACACCAGCTGGTGGAAGACATGCGGAAGAGCAAGAATGAGTTTCTCAACAACAAGGCGAACAAGTTCAAAGGCGAGGGAGGTTTCCCGGCGATAATAGAGGCTCTGAAGGAGAGGGGAGAGATCTTCAATAATAGGAAGGATCTGGTCATGTACAAATGCTCGAGTTGGTGCAAGTTTCCGTTGTTCGAAGCCGATTTCGGGTGGGGGAAACcggcatggatgacaagtgtgAACAAGCTGGTGAGTAACACCATTTCTTTGATGGACACGAGCTCCGGTGGAGTTGAAGCTCTGGTTACCTTGGATGAGGAAGAGATGACCCTATTCGAACGCCATGAGGAGCTCCTGGAATTCGCTTCCGTGAACCCCAGCATTGTTCATTGA